A DNA window from Bradyrhizobium sp. CCBAU 53421 contains the following coding sequences:
- a CDS encoding phosphotransferase family protein, with translation MIETELTRCVAAFHPGATGVTGAAKLSGGASQETWTFDIVHPNGNVGAILRRAPPGYGAAPGRAAGLDAEAVLMQLAHDAGLPSPKVMHVLRPEDGLGRGFIMARVEGETIARKILRDEEYAKARPILARQLGHVIAGIHGLPQAKLPKLRSLTATKEIEDLAREYHSFNWPRPVFELALRWLRDHDPGPSSEVTLVHGDFRHGNLIIGPDGVRAVLDWELAHFGDPMEDLGWICVNSWRFGEIDKPVGGFGTREDLFAGYAEAGRKADPDRVMFWEVMGTLRWGVMCCGMMQRFRSGPDHSMERAMIGRRASETEIDLLRLLAPRGK, from the coding sequence ATGATCGAGACCGAACTCACCCGCTGCGTCGCCGCGTTTCATCCAGGTGCGACCGGCGTCACCGGCGCGGCAAAGCTCTCCGGCGGCGCCAGCCAGGAGACCTGGACGTTCGACATCGTGCACCCGAACGGCAATGTCGGTGCGATCCTGCGCCGCGCGCCGCCGGGCTACGGTGCCGCGCCTGGCCGCGCCGCCGGCCTCGATGCGGAAGCTGTGCTGATGCAGCTCGCGCATGACGCGGGCCTGCCGTCGCCGAAGGTGATGCACGTCTTGAGGCCGGAAGACGGCCTTGGCCGCGGCTTCATCATGGCGCGGGTCGAGGGCGAGACCATCGCGCGGAAAATTTTGCGCGACGAGGAATATGCCAAGGCGCGGCCGATCCTGGCCCGCCAGCTCGGCCACGTCATCGCCGGCATTCACGGCCTGCCGCAGGCGAAATTACCCAAGCTGCGCAGCCTGACGGCGACCAAGGAGATCGAGGATCTCGCCCGCGAATATCACAGCTTCAACTGGCCGCGGCCGGTGTTCGAGCTGGCGCTGCGCTGGCTTCGCGATCACGATCCCGGTCCGTCATCGGAGGTGACGCTGGTGCATGGCGATTTCCGCCATGGCAATCTGATCATCGGCCCTGACGGGGTGCGCGCGGTGCTCGACTGGGAGCTCGCGCATTTCGGCGATCCCATGGAGGATCTCGGCTGGATCTGTGTCAACTCCTGGCGCTTCGGCGAGATCGACAAGCCGGTCGGCGGCTTTGGCACACGCGAGGATCTGTTCGCGGGCTATGCGGAAGCCGGTCGCAAGGCCGACCCCGACCGCGTGATGTTTTGGGAAGTGATGGGCACGCTGCGTTGGGGCGTGATGTGCTGCGGCATGATGCAGCGCTTCCGCTCCGGCCCCGATCACTCGATGGAGCGCGCGATGATCGGGCGGCGCGCGTCGGAGACCGAGATCGATCTGCTCAGATTGTTAGCGCCGCGAGGCAAGTAA
- the yghU gene encoding glutathione-dependent disulfide-bond oxidoreductase has protein sequence MTDTSAYEPPKVWTWNKESGGRFASINRPIAGPTHDKELPVGRHPLQLYSLATPNGVKVTVMLEELLAAGHKGAEYDAWLIKIDGNQFGSGFVAVNPNSKIPALMDRSGPEPIRVFESGSILVYLAEKFGAFLPTDVKTRAETFSWLFWQMGAAPYLGGGFGHFYAYAPTKIEYAIDRFAMEVKRQLDVLDRRLADNEYLAGDVYTIADMAVWPWYGSLAKGLLYGGGEFLSVQDYKNVQRWTDAIAARPAVKRGRMVNRTWGDPSSQLHERHDASDFEMKTQDKVEQAAS, from the coding sequence GTGACTGACACCTCAGCCTACGAGCCGCCGAAAGTCTGGACCTGGAACAAGGAGAGCGGCGGGCGCTTCGCCAGCATCAACCGGCCGATCGCGGGTCCCACCCATGACAAGGAGCTGCCGGTCGGCCGCCATCCGCTGCAACTCTACTCGCTGGCGACGCCGAACGGCGTCAAGGTCACCGTGATGCTGGAAGAGCTGCTGGCGGCCGGCCACAAGGGTGCGGAGTACGACGCCTGGCTGATCAAGATCGACGGCAACCAGTTCGGCAGCGGCTTCGTTGCGGTCAATCCGAATTCCAAGATCCCGGCGCTAATGGATCGCAGCGGGCCTGAGCCGATCAGGGTGTTCGAGTCGGGCTCGATCCTGGTCTACCTCGCGGAAAAGTTCGGCGCGTTCCTGCCGACCGACGTCAAGACCCGCGCCGAAACCTTCTCCTGGCTGTTCTGGCAGATGGGCGCCGCGCCGTATCTCGGTGGCGGCTTCGGGCATTTCTATGCCTATGCGCCGACCAAGATCGAATACGCGATCGATCGCTTTGCGATGGAAGTGAAGCGCCAGCTCGACGTGCTCGACCGCCGGCTCGCCGACAACGAATATCTCGCCGGCGATGTCTACACCATCGCCGACATGGCAGTGTGGCCATGGTACGGCAGTCTGGCCAAGGGACTGCTCTATGGCGGCGGCGAATTCCTCTCGGTGCAGGACTACAAGAACGTGCAGCGCTGGACCGACGCGATCGCCGCCCGGCCCGCGGTGAAGCGCGGCCGCATGGTCAACCGCACCTGGGGTGACCCCTCGAGCCAGCTCCACGAGCGCCATGATGCCAGCGATTTCGAGATGAAGACGCAGGACAAGGTCGAGCAAGCGGCGTCGTAG
- a CDS encoding enoyl-CoA hydratase/isomerase yields MQFKHVTLDFDGSVAILKLDHQEVMNAVSIDMLGGLAEALDAIDDKRDEVRCLVITGAGRAFCTGANLQGRNQQQKPGKSNAGAALETAFHPFLRRLRKLHCPIVTAVNGPAAGAGMSFALMGDLILCARSSYFLQAFRRIGLVPDCGSTWLLPRLIGKARSVELSLLGERLPAEKALEWGLVNRVYDDAALMEETMKLAHDLANGPTVALSLIRKLYWDSPENTLEDQLNLEFESQRIAGRAEDFKEGVTAFLEKRPAKFKGK; encoded by the coding sequence ATGCAGTTCAAGCACGTCACGCTCGACTTCGACGGATCGGTCGCGATTCTCAAACTCGACCATCAGGAAGTCATGAACGCGGTCTCGATCGACATGCTGGGCGGCCTTGCAGAGGCGCTCGATGCGATCGACGACAAGCGCGACGAGGTGCGCTGCCTGGTGATCACGGGCGCGGGCCGCGCCTTCTGCACCGGCGCCAACCTGCAGGGCCGTAACCAGCAGCAGAAGCCCGGCAAGAGCAATGCCGGCGCGGCGCTGGAGACCGCGTTCCACCCGTTCCTGCGCCGATTGCGTAAGCTGCACTGTCCGATCGTGACCGCGGTGAACGGTCCGGCCGCCGGCGCCGGCATGAGCTTCGCACTGATGGGTGACCTCATCCTGTGCGCGCGCTCGTCCTATTTCCTGCAGGCGTTCCGCCGCATCGGCCTGGTGCCGGATTGCGGCTCGACCTGGCTGCTGCCACGGCTGATCGGCAAGGCGCGCTCGGTCGAGCTGTCGCTGCTGGGCGAGCGGTTGCCGGCCGAGAAGGCGCTGGAATGGGGCCTCGTCAACCGCGTCTATGACGATGCCGCACTGATGGAAGAAACCATGAAGCTCGCGCACGATCTGGCCAACGGCCCGACGGTGGCACTGTCGCTGATCCGCAAGCTTTATTGGGACAGCCCGGAAAACACCCTGGAGGATCAGCTCAATCTGGAATTCGAGTCGCAGCGGATCGCGGGCCGTGCCGAGGATTTCAAGGAAGGTGTCACCGCATTCCTCGAGAAGCGGCCGGCGAAGTTCAAGGGCAAATGA
- a CDS encoding DUF6285 domain-containing protein, which produces MQDEPTPTELIKAVADFLRNEVAPAIKGHNGFKLRVGINALDLVTRQLALAEAGDATEAARLKALLGADGSLMELNRALSEKIAGGEVDLKTPGLSEHLWQTTMDKLAVDQPNYASYKRELGNKQG; this is translated from the coding sequence ATGCAGGACGAACCAACACCTACCGAGCTGATCAAGGCCGTCGCCGATTTCCTCCGCAACGAGGTCGCGCCAGCCATCAAGGGGCACAACGGCTTCAAGCTGCGCGTAGGCATCAACGCGCTCGATCTGGTGACGCGGCAGCTCGCGCTCGCCGAGGCCGGCGATGCGACCGAGGCGGCGCGGCTGAAGGCGCTGCTCGGCGCCGATGGGTCACTGATGGAGCTCAACCGCGCGCTATCGGAGAAGATCGCAGGCGGCGAGGTCGATCTGAAAACGCCGGGCCTATCGGAGCATCTCTGGCAGACCACGATGGACAAGCTCGCCGTCGATCAGCCGAACTACGCGTCGTACAAGAGGGAGTTGGGAAATAAGCAAGGGTAG
- a CDS encoding enoyl-CoA hydratase-related protein, translating into MDLKFSKVTRKGPITIVTLSRPEVYNALHIDAHFELNKVFDDFSADPEQWVAIVTGAGDKAFCAGNDLKWQAAGGKRGWDKGGFAGLTTRFDCDKPIIAAVNGVAMGGGFEVALACDLIIASENATFALPEPRVGLAALAGGLQRLPRQIGLKRAMGMILTARHVSAKEGLELGFVNEVVPQGEALAAAERWAETIAKNSPMSIRASKQAIQKGLEVSLEQALAEQRDYPAVKAMAASQDYIEGPKAFSEKRPPKWLGR; encoded by the coding sequence ATGGATCTGAAATTCTCCAAGGTGACGCGCAAGGGTCCCATCACCATCGTGACGCTGTCGCGCCCCGAGGTTTACAACGCGCTGCACATCGACGCGCATTTCGAGCTCAACAAGGTGTTCGACGACTTCTCCGCCGATCCCGAGCAGTGGGTCGCGATCGTCACCGGCGCCGGCGACAAGGCGTTCTGCGCCGGCAACGACCTGAAATGGCAGGCGGCGGGCGGCAAGCGCGGCTGGGACAAGGGCGGCTTCGCCGGCCTGACCACCCGCTTCGACTGCGACAAGCCGATCATCGCCGCGGTCAACGGCGTCGCGATGGGCGGCGGCTTCGAGGTCGCGCTGGCCTGCGACCTGATCATAGCGTCGGAGAATGCGACCTTCGCCCTACCCGAGCCGCGCGTCGGCCTCGCCGCGCTCGCCGGCGGCCTGCAACGGCTGCCGCGCCAGATCGGGCTGAAGCGCGCCATGGGCATGATCCTGACCGCGCGCCATGTCAGCGCCAAGGAAGGCCTCGAGCTCGGCTTCGTCAACGAGGTGGTGCCGCAGGGCGAGGCGCTGGCGGCCGCCGAGCGCTGGGCCGAGACCATCGCCAAGAACTCGCCGATGTCGATCCGCGCCTCGAAGCAGGCAATCCAGAAGGGCCTCGAGGTCTCGCTCGAGCAGGCGCTGGCCGAGCAGCGCGATTATCCCGCGGTGAAGGCGATGGCCGCCTCGCAGGATTACATCGAGGGGCCGAAGGCGTTTTCGGAGAAGCGCCCGCCGAAATGGCTGGGGCGGTAA
- a CDS encoding SDR family NAD(P)-dependent oxidoreductase: protein MSGIFDLTGRVAVITGGNGGIGLGIAQALNAAGCNVAIWGRNAEKNANAAASMKAGPGKVATQFCDVSDPGSVKTAMKATLDTFGRVDGCFANAGIGGGGRRSFIDRTEEEWRKMFATNLDGVFHVFQAAARHMTERAEAGDKFGRLVATSSLASLFGTARNEHYAGTKAALNALCRALGVELARHGVTANAILPGWIKSDMTAGIMANDKFVANVMPRIPLRRFGEPSDFGGIAVYIMSKASSYHTADCFVIDGGYTAF from the coding sequence ATGAGTGGCATCTTCGATCTCACCGGCCGCGTCGCTGTCATCACCGGCGGCAATGGCGGCATCGGCCTCGGCATCGCGCAGGCGCTCAACGCCGCCGGCTGCAACGTCGCGATCTGGGGCCGCAACGCGGAAAAAAATGCCAACGCCGCCGCCTCGATGAAGGCCGGACCCGGCAAGGTCGCAACCCAATTCTGCGATGTCAGCGATCCCGGCTCGGTCAAGACCGCGATGAAGGCGACGCTCGACACCTTCGGCCGCGTCGACGGCTGCTTCGCCAATGCCGGCATCGGCGGCGGCGGACGCCGCTCCTTCATCGACCGCACCGAGGAGGAATGGCGCAAGATGTTCGCGACTAATCTCGACGGCGTGTTTCACGTATTCCAGGCTGCGGCACGCCACATGACCGAGCGCGCCGAAGCCGGCGACAAGTTCGGACGGCTGGTCGCGACCTCGAGCCTCGCCTCGCTGTTCGGCACCGCGCGCAACGAGCACTATGCCGGCACCAAGGCCGCGCTGAACGCGCTGTGCCGCGCGCTCGGCGTCGAGCTCGCCCGCCATGGCGTCACCGCGAACGCGATCCTGCCCGGCTGGATCAAGAGCGACATGACCGCCGGCATCATGGCCAACGACAAGTTCGTCGCCAACGTGATGCCGCGCATCCCCCTGCGCCGCTTCGGCGAGCCCAGCGATTTCGGCGGCATCGCCGTCTACATCATGAGCAAGGCGTCGTCCTATCATACGGCGGATTGCTTTGTGATCGATGGTGGGTATACGGCATTCTAG
- a CDS encoding flavin reductase family protein has product MEYAASDLTQRERYKVLTSFVLPRPIAWVTSLGPDGVVNAAPFSFFNVFCEDPPLCMFAVNRRPDGREKDTMVNIQRLGEFVVNLTDEPLARAMHESSGDFPPEIGEPDHLGLKLAPSSKIAVPRLADAPFAMECRTWKLIDVNGDRQLIMGEGIHFHIRNELWDHNAMRVHMERYHPIGRMFADRYCRTDDRVVFPAAEGVKNR; this is encoded by the coding sequence ATGGAATACGCCGCAAGCGACCTCACCCAGCGCGAACGCTACAAGGTGCTGACCTCCTTCGTGTTGCCGCGGCCGATCGCCTGGGTGACAAGCCTTGGGCCGGACGGCGTGGTCAATGCGGCGCCGTTCTCGTTCTTCAACGTGTTCTGCGAGGACCCGCCGCTCTGCATGTTCGCGGTCAACCGACGGCCCGACGGCCGCGAGAAGGATACGATGGTCAACATCCAGCGCCTCGGCGAATTCGTGGTCAACCTGACCGACGAGCCGCTGGCGCGCGCGATGCACGAGAGCTCGGGTGATTTTCCGCCCGAGATCGGCGAACCCGATCATCTCGGTCTCAAGCTCGCGCCATCCAGCAAGATCGCGGTGCCCCGGCTTGCCGACGCGCCGTTCGCGATGGAGTGCAGGACCTGGAAGCTGATCGACGTCAACGGCGACCGCCAGCTGATCATGGGCGAAGGCATCCATTTCCACATCCGCAACGAATTGTGGGATCACAATGCGATGCGCGTCCACATGGAGCGCTACCACCCGATCGGCCGCATGTTCGCCGATCGCTACTGCCGCACCGACGACCGCGTGGTATTTCCTGCGGCCGAGGGTGTGAAGAACAGGTAA
- a CDS encoding nitronate monooxygenase, with protein MKSPICDMLGIEFPLLAFSHCRDVVAAVSRAGGFGVFGATRYLPETLEQELKWIDDHVDGKPYGIDVLIPENISTAGEKNVTWKSLEKRVSQDHRDFTRDLLKKYNIELTPQSVADNQPQPFDAETALQLLEVSFRHPIRLIANALGVPPKAMIEMGRKHGVPVAALVGSKEHALRQVAAGVDILVAQGTEAGGHCGEVSTMVLVPEVIKAVKKIRDVPVLAAGGIMTGSQMAACMAMGAAGAWTGSVWLATVESETSEIFREKMIAASSRDAIRSKGRTGKPARQLRSVWTDAWDRSPDSPGALPMPLQSIISRDAFNAIDRAAEAGNEKARDLVSYFVGQGVGLVDSVKSAGAVVQEFKEDFVEAVEHMNALVAE; from the coding sequence ATGAAATCACCGATATGCGACATGCTGGGAATCGAATTCCCCCTGCTCGCCTTCAGTCATTGCCGCGACGTGGTGGCCGCCGTCAGCCGCGCCGGCGGCTTCGGCGTGTTCGGCGCGACCCGGTATCTGCCGGAGACGCTGGAGCAGGAATTGAAATGGATCGACGATCACGTCGACGGCAAGCCCTACGGCATCGACGTGCTGATTCCGGAGAACATCTCGACCGCGGGTGAGAAGAACGTCACCTGGAAGAGCCTCGAGAAGCGCGTCTCGCAGGACCATCGCGATTTCACCCGCGATCTGCTGAAGAAATACAACATCGAGCTCACGCCGCAGAGCGTCGCCGACAACCAGCCGCAGCCGTTCGATGCCGAGACCGCGCTGCAATTGCTCGAGGTCTCGTTCCGCCATCCGATCCGGCTGATCGCCAATGCGCTCGGCGTGCCGCCGAAGGCGATGATCGAGATGGGCCGCAAGCACGGCGTGCCGGTGGCGGCGCTGGTCGGCTCCAAGGAGCACGCGCTTCGCCAGGTCGCGGCCGGCGTCGACATCCTGGTTGCGCAAGGCACCGAAGCCGGCGGCCATTGCGGCGAAGTCTCGACCATGGTGCTGGTGCCCGAGGTGATCAAGGCGGTCAAAAAGATCCGCGACGTGCCGGTGCTCGCCGCCGGCGGCATCATGACCGGCAGCCAGATGGCCGCCTGCATGGCGATGGGTGCGGCCGGCGCCTGGACCGGCTCGGTGTGGCTTGCGACCGTCGAGTCGGAGACCTCGGAGATCTTCCGCGAGAAGATGATCGCGGCCTCCTCGCGCGACGCCATCCGCTCCAAGGGCCGCACCGGCAAGCCGGCGCGGCAGCTTCGCTCGGTGTGGACCGATGCCTGGGACCGCTCGCCGGACAGCCCCGGCGCGCTGCCGATGCCGCTGCAAAGCATCATCAGCCGCGATGCCTTCAACGCGATCGACCGCGCCGCTGAAGCCGGCAACGAGAAGGCGCGCGATCTCGTCAGCTACTTCGTCGGCCAGGGCGTCGGCCTGGTCGACAGCGTCAAGTCGGCGGGTGCCGTGGTGCAGGAATTCAAGGAAGATTTCGTCGAGGCCGTCGAGCACATGAACGCGCTGGTGGCGGAGTAG
- a CDS encoding acyl-CoA dehydrogenase family protein, with the protein MKHAYVPRTTNYTLNPGDELNDLRMSDKVRPLYDHVKQFIRDTVDPMSVEFYRAGEKKTNRWSFTDEQLAILQKAKDKAKEVGLWNFFLPDAETGDGLNNLDYAYIAAELGKSPLASETMNCSAPDTGNMEVLERVGTKAQKEKWLKPLLNGEIRSAYAMTEPNVASSDAKNISTTAKLVGDEWVINGEKYYISGAGDPRCKIMIVMVKTNPDAAPSKQQSQILVPIDTPGVEILGPMHVFGHDHAPRGHMHLRFNNCKVPKENMLLGEGRGFEISQVRLGPGRIHHCMRTIGKAEKALDMMVQRGLTREAFGKKIAHLGGNMQIIAQARCEIEAMRLMVLKAAKAMDVLGNKEARVWVSMVKAMVPERACKVIDQAIQMHGATGISQWSPLGEMYQDVRHLRFADGPDEVHWMVVGRHELSMP; encoded by the coding sequence ATGAAACATGCCTATGTGCCGCGCACCACGAACTACACGCTCAATCCGGGCGACGAGCTCAACGACCTTCGGATGTCGGACAAGGTCCGCCCGCTCTACGACCATGTGAAGCAGTTTATCCGCGACACCGTCGATCCGATGTCGGTCGAATTCTATCGCGCCGGCGAGAAGAAGACCAACCGCTGGAGCTTCACCGACGAGCAGCTCGCGATCCTGCAGAAGGCCAAGGACAAGGCCAAGGAAGTCGGCCTCTGGAACTTCTTCCTGCCCGATGCCGAGACCGGCGACGGCCTCAACAACCTCGACTACGCCTACATCGCCGCCGAACTCGGCAAGAGCCCGCTGGCCTCCGAGACCATGAACTGCTCGGCGCCCGACACCGGCAACATGGAAGTGCTGGAGCGGGTCGGCACCAAGGCGCAGAAGGAGAAGTGGCTGAAGCCGCTGCTCAACGGCGAGATCCGCTCGGCCTATGCGATGACCGAGCCGAACGTCGCCTCCTCCGACGCCAAGAACATCTCGACCACCGCCAAGCTGGTCGGCGACGAGTGGGTCATCAACGGCGAGAAGTATTACATCTCCGGCGCCGGCGATCCGCGCTGCAAGATCATGATCGTGATGGTGAAGACCAATCCGGACGCTGCGCCGAGCAAGCAGCAGTCGCAGATCCTGGTGCCGATCGACACCCCCGGCGTCGAGATCCTCGGCCCGATGCACGTGTTCGGCCATGACCATGCGCCGCGCGGCCACATGCATCTGCGCTTCAACAATTGCAAGGTGCCGAAGGAGAACATGCTGCTCGGCGAAGGCCGCGGCTTCGAGATCTCCCAGGTTCGCCTCGGCCCCGGCCGCATCCACCACTGCATGCGCACCATCGGCAAGGCCGAGAAGGCGCTCGACATGATGGTGCAGCGCGGCCTGACCCGCGAAGCGTTCGGCAAGAAGATCGCCCATCTCGGCGGCAACATGCAGATCATCGCCCAGGCGCGTTGCGAAATCGAAGCGATGCGGCTGATGGTGTTGAAGGCGGCCAAGGCGATGGACGTGCTCGGCAACAAGGAAGCCCGCGTCTGGGTCTCGATGGTCAAGGCCATGGTCCCCGAGCGCGCCTGCAAGGTGATCGATCAGGCGATCCAGATGCACGGCGCCACCGGCATTTCGCAATGGTCCCCGCTTGGCGAAATGTACCAGGACGTCCGCCATCTGCGCTTCGCCGACGGCCCGGACGAGGTGCACTGGATGGTCGTCGGCCGCCACGAGCTGAGCATGCCGTAG
- a CDS encoding GNAT family N-acetyltransferase, which translates to MSEAFRDNATQSRFELDVDGTIAFVVYRKTPDTITLVHTVVPPELGGRGIGSKLARATLDAVRAQGIKLVVKCEFIQGFMKKNPEYDDLLS; encoded by the coding sequence ATGAGTGAAGCATTTCGCGACAACGCGACGCAGAGCCGGTTCGAACTTGACGTCGATGGCACCATCGCCTTCGTGGTCTACCGCAAGACGCCGGATACGATCACGCTGGTGCACACCGTGGTGCCGCCGGAGCTCGGCGGCCGCGGCATCGGCTCCAAGCTCGCCCGTGCGACGCTCGACGCGGTCCGTGCGCAGGGCATCAAGCTCGTCGTGAAGTGCGAGTTCATCCAGGGCTTCATGAAGAAGAATCCGGAGTATGACGATTTGTTGAGCTAG
- a CDS encoding acetyl-CoA acetyltransferase, whose amino-acid sequence MTTSHIPEDRIPVIVGVGEIVDRPKDIAAGLEPLTLLEEALKRAEADSGAKLLADVQSLDVVNFLSWRYRDPEKQLAQRLGITPAHLYYGPVGGESPIRYLHEAAQRIARGECSVAAVCGAEAQSTATKAQRAGVELPWTPFAHDVEEPKRGAAFQKPMAVALGVFRPITVYPLYESATSAHWGQTPREALKESGDLWSTYARIAADNPNSWLKKRFSGDEITTATPDNRMIAWPYTKLMVANPTVNMGGALILTSLAKARAAGVPADKLIYPLGGASAEEPRDYLIRDQFVESHAQTAVLKAVMDLAGGDGRKFDAIELYSCFPCVPKMARRTLGLGSDVQPTVTGGLTFFGAPLNTYMTHSACAMVRRLRSGGTLGLLYGQGGFVTKHHGLVLSRAAPKAALKQDTSVQAEADRNRRNVPDFTAEATGKGKVEAFTVIYRANGEVEHGVTMLRTEDGRRTLGRIPASDTATLAYLQNLDRTPVGTTGNIVTAGDGMLEWRVG is encoded by the coding sequence ATGACCACATCTCATATCCCCGAAGACCGCATTCCCGTCATCGTCGGCGTCGGCGAGATCGTCGATCGTCCCAAGGACATCGCCGCCGGCCTCGAGCCACTCACTCTGCTGGAAGAGGCGCTGAAGCGCGCCGAGGCGGACAGCGGCGCAAAACTGCTCGCCGACGTGCAGTCGCTCGACGTCGTCAACTTCCTGAGCTGGCGCTACCGCGATCCCGAGAAGCAGCTGGCGCAGCGGCTCGGCATCACGCCCGCGCATCTTTATTACGGCCCGGTCGGCGGCGAGAGCCCGATCCGCTATCTGCATGAGGCCGCGCAGCGCATCGCGCGCGGCGAATGCAGCGTCGCCGCGGTGTGCGGCGCCGAGGCGCAGTCGACCGCGACCAAGGCGCAGCGCGCCGGCGTCGAGTTGCCGTGGACACCGTTCGCGCATGACGTGGAGGAGCCGAAGCGCGGCGCCGCGTTCCAGAAGCCGATGGCGGTTGCGCTCGGCGTGTTCCGGCCGATCACGGTCTACCCGCTCTATGAGTCCGCAACCTCGGCGCATTGGGGCCAAACGCCGCGCGAGGCGCTGAAGGAGTCGGGCGATCTATGGTCGACCTATGCGCGGATCGCGGCCGACAACCCGAACTCGTGGCTGAAGAAGCGCTTCAGCGGCGACGAGATCACGACGGCAACGCCCGACAACCGGATGATCGCCTGGCCGTATACGAAGCTGATGGTGGCGAACCCGACGGTCAACATGGGCGGTGCGCTGATCCTGACCAGCCTTGCCAAAGCGCGTGCAGCCGGTGTCCCCGCGGACAAGCTGATCTATCCGCTCGGCGGCGCCTCGGCCGAAGAGCCGCGCGACTATCTGATCCGCGACCAGTTCGTCGAGAGCCACGCGCAGACCGCGGTGCTCAAGGCGGTGATGGACCTCGCCGGTGGCGATGGCAGGAAGTTCGATGCCATCGAGCTCTATAGCTGTTTCCCCTGCGTCCCGAAGATGGCGCGCCGCACGCTCGGCCTGGGCAGCGACGTGCAGCCGACCGTCACCGGCGGCCTCACCTTCTTCGGCGCGCCGCTCAACACCTACATGACGCATTCAGCCTGCGCGATGGTGCGCAGGCTGCGCAGCGGCGGCACGCTCGGCCTGCTCTACGGCCAGGGCGGCTTCGTCACCAAGCATCACGGCCTCGTGCTGTCGCGCGCGGCACCGAAGGCCGCGCTCAAGCAGGACACGAGCGTGCAGGCGGAGGCCGACCGCAACAGGCGCAACGTGCCCGACTTCACCGCCGAGGCAACAGGAAAAGGCAAGGTCGAGGCCTTCACCGTGATCTATCGCGCCAACGGCGAGGTCGAGCATGGCGTCACCATGCTGCGCACCGAAGACGGCCGCCGCACGCTCGGCCGCATCCCGGCAAGCGACACGGCCACGCTGGCATATCTGCAGAACCTCGACCGCACACCGGTCGGTACCACCGGCAACATCGTGACCGCCGGTGATGGCATGCTGGAATGGCGGGTGGGATAG
- a CDS encoding VOC family protein, whose protein sequence is MFSHVMVGTNDLDKAKAFYDALLGTLDVRPARVDGHRIMYLTKAGIFMVSKPINGEPATHANGGTIGFACSSPEQVHAWHAAGIANGGKTCEDPPGVREGNGIKLYLAYLRDLDGNKICAMHRMT, encoded by the coding sequence ATGTTTTCACACGTGATGGTTGGCACCAACGATCTGGACAAGGCCAAGGCGTTCTATGATGCGCTGCTTGGCACGCTCGATGTCCGGCCGGCCCGGGTCGACGGTCACCGTATCATGTACCTGACCAAGGCGGGCATTTTCATGGTTTCCAAGCCGATCAACGGCGAGCCGGCGACGCACGCCAATGGCGGCACGATCGGCTTTGCCTGCTCTTCGCCGGAGCAGGTCCACGCCTGGCACGCGGCCGGCATCGCCAATGGCGGCAAGACCTGCGAGGACCCGCCGGGTGTGCGCGAGGGCAACGGCATCAAGCTGTACCTCGCCTATCTGCGCGACCTCGACGGCAACAAGATCTGCGCGATGCACCGGATGACATAA